One stretch of Thalassophryne amazonica chromosome 19, fThaAma1.1, whole genome shotgun sequence DNA includes these proteins:
- the LOC117531908 gene encoding LOW QUALITY PROTEIN: uncharacterized protein LOC117531908 (The sequence of the model RefSeq protein was modified relative to this genomic sequence to represent the inferred CDS: deleted 2 bases in 1 codon), whose product MLCETLSFAVSDIHKQVKDALPTPGDWTVVKDFRRQWRSWRTQWARVHRLQLGYIKDRVDPQQMGQPKSDGCRIDHPVNDKGTNDCAQPRVRGIHLHYEMTIRVRLSEDGSGSEPVLKLGECGVGLRSPLKGGFGGSECSEGSCHLTESADEMLNKKNLLTFGAWNVRTLLDRENTVRPHRRTALIAGELERYGIDIAALSETSLADDGSICEPNGGYTFFWKGKEQQDDRIHGVGFAIRSTLLSKLPEVPVGINECLIKLRIPLSHARHLTIISAYAPTLNSSEDDKESFYENLDSIVKHTPRGLIILGNFNTRVGQDHESWEGVLGTQGVGKMNSSGLLLLTMCAENRLTITNTLFRLPTKYKTLWMHPRSKQWHLIDYVIVRKRDIRDVHITRAMRGAECWTDHRLIRSTFCLHIAPVHHKKTKSLRTKFNTSKLKQPAVKEQFQSELENAVSAHGPLTGTPADKWNQLRVMFTEAAEHILGPQKCVHQDWFDDNDQTIATLLKEKHAAFVKWQNDISSVAKQDGFKSRVKFKGSYAECKTPGGTTKPMRVGFIGLTSIWVEEAMPEEFCDAIIISLFKNKGSKADCGNYCGMLLLSIAGKILARIILNRLITTISEETLPETQCGFRPNRSTMDMIFSIRQIQEKCTKQHLDLYMVFIDLTKAFDTVNREALWLILEKLSCLNKMIRIICLFHDGMVGSVLTRGGTSAPFAISNGVKQGCVLAPVLFNLFSCVLNRALCDLNNGVYLRYRLDGSLFNLRRLVASTKTTTKLIQEALFADDCALMVHTESDLQTLTESFSQAARLFGLSAFPRTKLFTNLRPDRQPLH is encoded by the exons GACTGCGCCCAGCccagagtcagaggcatccacctccactatgagaTGACGATCCGGGTCCGGCTGAGTGAGGATGGGAGCGGTAGCGAACCGGTTCTTAAGCTGGGTGAATGTGGAGTCGGCCTGAGAAGTCCACTGAAAGGTGGTTTTGGAGGAAGTGAGTGCAGTGAGGGGAGCTGCCACCTGACTGAGTCCGCGGATGAAATGCTG AATAAAAAGAATCTTTTGACTTTTGGTGCGTGGAATGTACGCACCCTCCTTGACAGGGAAAATACAGTTAGACCACACAGACGGACAGCGCTGATAGCAGGAGAGCTTGAGCGCTATGGAATCGACATCGCTGCCTTAAGTGAGACAAGTCTTGCCGACGATGGTTCCATCTGTGAACCCAACGGAGGATACACTTTCTTCTGGAAAGGTAAAGAACAACAGGATGATAGAATTCACGGTGTTGGCTTTGCCATTCGCAGTACCCTTCTTTCAAAGCTCCCTGAAGTCCCAGTGGGTATCAATGAATGCCTGATAAAGCTCCGTATCCCGTTGTCTCATGCTCGTCACCTAACCATCATCAGTGCATACGCCCCCACACTAAACAGCTCAGAAGATGATAAAGAGTCATTTTACGAAAACCTTGACTCCATTGTGAAA CACACCCCAAGAGGACTGATCATCCTTGGAAACTTTAACACAAGAGTGGGGCAAGACCACGAGAGCTGGGAGGGTGTACTCGGAACCCAGGGCGTTGGAAAAATGAACAGCAGTGGTCTTCTTCTTCTGACCATGTGTGCAGAGAACAGACTTACGATCACAAACACACTATTTAGGCTCCCGACCAAGTACAAAACCTTGTGGATGCATCCCCGGTCCAAGCAATGGCACCTTATTGATTATGTCATTGTTCGAAAGCGAGACATCAGGGACGTTCACATCACAAGAGCCATGAGGGGAGCTGAGTGTTGGACGGACCATCGACTTATCAGGTCCACATTCTGCCTGCACATCGCACCAGTGCATCACAAAAAAACGAAGTCTCTAAGAACAAAATTCAATACCTCCAAGCTTAAGCAGCCAGCTGTCAAAGAGCAATTCCAGTCAGAACTCGAGAATGCTGTATCTGCCCATGGACCACTTACTGGAACTCCAGCAGATAAATGGAACCAACTCAGAGTCATGTTTACTGAGGCGGCTGAGCACATTCTTGGACCCCAAAAATGCGTACATCAGGACTGGTTTGATGACAATGACCAGACCATCGCGACGCTCCTGAAGGAGAAGCATGCTGCATTTGTCAAGTGGCAAAATGATATCTCCTCTGTCGCAAAACAAGATGGCTTTAAAAGCAGAGTAAAGTTCAAAGGGAGCTACGCAGAATGCAAGACGCCTGGTGGGACAACAAAGCCGATGAG GGTGGGCTTTATAGGGTTAACCAGCATCTGGGTGGAAGAAGCTATGCCTGAAGAGTTCTGTGATGCCATCATTATATCACTTTTCAAAAACAAAGGCAGCAAAGCAGACTGTGGGAACTATTGTGGAATGTTGCTCCTGTCAATCGCCGGTAAGATACTTGCCCGAATCATTTTAAATCGTCTAATTACCACCATATCTGAAGAGACACTTCCTGAAACGCAATGTGGTTTTAGGCCTAACCGAAGTACCATGGACATGATCTTTTCGATAAGACAGATACAGGAGAAATGCACCAAACAGCACCTTGACCTGTACATGGTCTTCATTGACCTTACTAAAGCCTTCGACACTGTCAACAGAGAAGCCCTTTGGCTAATCCTGGAGAAGCTCAGCTGCCTGAACAAGATGATCCGTATCATCTGCCTCTTTCATGATGGCATGGTTGGCTCTGTTTTAACCAGAGGCGGTACCTCAGCCCCATTCGCAATATCCAACGGGGTAAAGCAGGGCTGTGTCCTTGCGCCAGTGCTGTTTAACCTCTTCTCCTGTGTTCTGAACCGCGCCCTCTGTGATCTCAATAATGGGGTGTATCTAAGGTACAGGTTGGATGGATCCCTCTTCAATTTACGAAGACTGGTGGCCAGCACGAAGACTACTACCAAGCTGATCCAAGAAGCCCTCTTTGCGGATGACTGTGCTTTGATGGTGCATACAGAATCAGACCTACAAACCCTAACTGAGAGCTTCTCCCAGGCTGCACGCCTGTTTGGTCTGTCAGCCTTTCCAAGAACGAAGCTCTTCACCAACCTGCGCCCGGATCGACAGCCCCTTCACTGA